TCAGTGTGAGTTCAAGAATTGCGTTTTTCTCACCTCTTCGAAATAATCTTTTGTAGGATTTATTCCATTTTAAAATACCAAAGGTTCCTTCCGCTTGAATACTACGATTCATTCTCAACAGTGCGCCATGTATTGATTCAAGATTTGTCATTACCTCTTGATGTATTGATGTTAATTCCTGATTCATTCGAATAGTTCTATTTTTGCTTGCCTTAGGACAACAATCGTTTTTAAACTGGCAGCCTTCACATGATTTGCATTCATAGATTTCTTCGGTTCTGCTGTATTTGTTTTTATAGACATGTTGTTTGCTTTTAAAGTGAAAAGTCTTTCCATTTGGGCATATTAAATTTCCATTCTCGTCTCTTTTAAAGTTGACTGCGCGATATGGATTTTCATGATACTTCTTATCGGATGTTTCTTTTTTGAACATGGTAAATTTCATATATTTTTCCATCCCATGCTCTTCACAGTAAAGATAGTTATTATAGGAACCATAGCCTGCATCTGCAACTGGATACTTTGGATAATGACCATAGATTTCATTGAATTTTTCCATCAAAGGAACAAAGCATTCCATATCTGATGCATATGGTTTTACATCAACTACCGCTATATATTCATCACAGACAGCGGTCTGTAGATTGTACGCTGGGAGAAGCTGATCATTCCCCATATAATCCCGTTTTATGCGCATAAAAGTGGCATCGTGATCGGTTTTGGAATAACTGTTTCTTTCATCGCCACAAACTTCTATATGATGTGCATATGTCTTTAATCGTTCTAGATACCCCTCTAATTCCTGATATTGTTTTTGCGGAAGGCTTTTTCTATGACCACAACCAGATACAAACGTGGATTCCACCAGATTTGTTGCATTCTTGTACATTTCCAAGAGTTCAGATACATATTCGACAGCATACTCATCTCTCTTATCAAGTTTTACACCGAAATATCCTAATACTTCCTGGTTCATTGCATCAATTAGCGTGGATATCTTTTCATAAACCTTTCCTCGGTTTTTTGTACAAGACTTTTTCCATACCCAGGTATATCGGTTGGCATTCGCTTCCATTTTTGTTCCATCTATGTAAGTATGCTCCAGGTCCACATGCTCCTTTTCAAAAATGTAACTGTTTAAGTCAATAAAAATCTGTTCTATGGAATCTGTTAGTTCATTGCGTATAAGATTGCCAAAGGTCGCAAAAGAAGGAGCCTTCATCTCATCAAGAAGATACAGGTATCGTATATCATTCCTACAGAGTTTTTCTATTTCACGCAGAGAACTAATTCCGTGCTCCATGAAGGCAAAGAGTATCACTTTAAGGAGTTTCTGTTCATCACATCTTGGACGACCTGTTCTGTAGCCTTTCTCTACAAAATATTTTGATAGGTCGATGTGATCCATCACCTCACAGAACGTGTATACTGGATCAGATATATTAATTAATTTTTCGATTTCCAATGGTAATTTCAGCTGACGTACTGTATAATTATCATTGGTGTTTTTATTTATTTGCATAATTAATTATACCAAAAAATCGCTGAAGTCTCATGACCTCAGCGATTTTTCTTTTAGGGGAGTTTTTTTACAGCCCCTTTTTCTTTTAAACTAATATTGATTTGAATAAATCCATTGTTCTTACAATTATTTCTTATCTTTTTAAGATTTTAGCTATATAAACTGATTTATTTATCTTCAATATATCCAAGGGCTTTTAATAACTCAGCTGTTAATACGGCTCCACCTGCTGCACCTCTTAACGTGTTGTGGGAAAGACCTACAAATTTATAATCATATACTGTATCTTCCCGAAGCCTGCCGATAGAAATACTCATGCCATTCTCGGTGTCTCGGTCAAGTTTCGTCTGAGGCCTG
The nucleotide sequence above comes from Anaerocolumna cellulosilytica. Encoded proteins:
- a CDS encoding transposase is translated as MQINKNTNDNYTVRQLKLPLEIEKLINISDPVYTFCEVMDHIDLSKYFVEKGYRTGRPRCDEQKLLKVILFAFMEHGISSLREIEKLCRNDIRYLYLLDEMKAPSFATFGNLIRNELTDSIEQIFIDLNSYIFEKEHVDLEHTYIDGTKMEANANRYTWVWKKSCTKNRGKVYEKISTLIDAMNQEVLGYFGVKLDKRDEYAVEYVSELLEMYKNATNLVESTFVSGCGHRKSLPQKQYQELEGYLERLKTYAHHIEVCGDERNSYSKTDHDATFMRIKRDYMGNDQLLPAYNLQTAVCDEYIAVVDVKPYASDMECFVPLMEKFNEIYGHYPKYPVADAGYGSYNNYLYCEEHGMEKYMKFTMFKKETSDKKYHENPYRAVNFKRDENGNLICPNGKTFHFKSKQHVYKNKYSRTEEIYECKSCEGCQFKNDCCPKASKNRTIRMNQELTSIHQEVMTNLESIHGALLRMNRSIQAEGTFGILKWNKSYKRLFRRGEKNAILELTLISCGFNLYKYHNKKQRNKLAA